A single Oncorhynchus mykiss isolate Arlee chromosome 24, USDA_OmykA_1.1, whole genome shotgun sequence DNA region contains:
- the LOC110504008 gene encoding bromodomain and WD repeat-containing protein 3 isoform X1 has translation MAKSRNISLLESELYYLISRFLTTGPCQSAAEVLASELEEYQLLPCRLDWQGNEHPRSYEDLVAANGHIAPDHLLQICKKIGPILDKEVPCVPGVHSLLGTGRQSLLRTSKGYGNVRRKGSSFAALHRGRPPEMPLTCKDPPNLVEVYRGRELTGTQRFCPVNPVSNYQHMRMHRRILGHLSAVYCIAFDRTGLRIFTGSDDCLVKIWSSFDGRLHSTLRGHSAEISDLAVSFENTLMAAGSCDKTIRVWCLRTCAPMAVLQGHSGSITSLQFSPFAKGSKRYLVSTGTDATICFWQWDVNNINFSDRPQKFTERPRPGVQMVCSSFSPGGMFLATGSTDDVIRIYYLGGGNPEKISELHEHTDTVDSIQFCHSGERFASGSRDGTARIWRLTQRQQWRSLLLNMNATLPGSEHATCEESFFKPKVTMVAWDRHDNSVITAVNNHILKVWNSYTGQLLHILKGHEAEVFVLEPHPSDPRIMLSAGHDGNVFIWDIVRGTKTQHYFNMIEGQGHGAVFDCKFTPDGQRFACTDSHGHLVIFGFGSSKPYEKLPDQVFFHTDYRPLIRDANGFVLDEQTQQAPHLMPPPFLVDVDGNPHPPIYQRLVPGRENIADEHLVPQLGYVATSDGEVMEQVISQLTTDHEEATARRSILDDTIRQLQEQQDRQSRPGTLAPAPSTPRRASVNERGAAEVLSSPNVGLRRSGQVEGVRQMHQNAPRSQMATERDLQAWRRRVVVPELSSSSYSYQDDFRITKGEEEIALYNAKKRRVTYGSCRDDSEDELPCIKRAQSRKKQKVFQQSRDGIVEELIEFSCEEGEGTTSEDHEMEGSELDSSNDEEEWKSDSSSHSSSEYSDWTADAGINLQPSTPVSSRKRVRRQLSSSEEEEIEEEEKQQSEDEERPPQNSKQKSKKPKRPKARPSINREVSNEFRPSTWITDVIPRKSPFVPQMGDEVIYFRQGHEAYVEAVNRNNLYPINMEKQPWRKMELRDQEFVKITGIKYEVCPPTLCCLKLTLIDHGTRKITDKSFYVKYHDMPDVIDFLVLRQSYDEARSRVWQPNDRFRSVIDDAWWFGIIVCQEPYQPEYPDSHFQCFKVRWDNGETEKLSPWDVEAIPEDAQQPECIGGGVPVTAEEMREVMYKPQTGEWGERSRDDECERIIAGIDQLITVDIVAPFSGPVDIVQYPTYCTVIAFPTDLSTIRLRLLSRFYRRLSAVVWDARYIVHNARTFNEPRSKIAHSAKLITDVLLKFINRPSCTDIMEIYNAIEDMDYTDDEDLEEAPGTSSGHRLCQRSSETVPDPDSWKGQCKRLMNYVFECEDSEPFRKPVDPTSYPDYLSIIDTPMDFEMVKGTLEEDRYENPMELCKDTLLIFANAKAFTPNKRSKIYSMTLRLSAFFEERIRTIISQYKTAVKSSEKLRRSQRFRKKLQHHESAAPSTDTTSQKRTALKTQEKVEAASTTKSTSAKVSAPERTRRRSHSSDSSGHSSSEASSRSDSEIYSELYMSDSEEEKRPRSSQHHHSTETRGTRRVTRNNGAKKKIAESESESSNEREESEDSEKLSNSMSHRFPNRSSTRLTRNNAVNHRKHTKWPERGSQMNGYSRTFGRGRRRGNDSERSPSQGTDTYRDEEENVGRRTLKRKTARAAVNKMKLLEASEEDDGSASEDEDKHRRKSSRHATRVSKRTAVIQSSSESEDQSSASGSEDPSSAQSKDSSGDWENNEDSIESEASSSRCHQNGESKNSSSRRMTRQAAVTGGKDDLSHVNGYSTKHQLADSNSEKEDEESSDGEEGEEEETIVSQKSSRSTATAAVSKSRTCITSYVAEEKSGSRKRQHTTRDHNAQKHPHKNGRRVEKEHPKDSEKNCKLPSKSQEQTSASTHKQDGPESEELSDTPKRSNSRKKRLKSEEEEDGEEDEADSNLSYDESEGESNKKTPLRNKRQSRNDSASESEEEVVPNRRARRKLHASSEEESDGKEKHSPSMRPCLRAQPKKKYINEDSEEDLNSEMQGSCKNGKSKTVSHKGYQRNRRKASPAATKRQSSSKRKRIYTSDSSENPDEKKRCVRKAKAKRYCDKDEREAKRSNSKHPKKESRSKSEPEDCNSQEDASSQGSEDEEEVECPRWKRRLERQKRKRKESCSSSAHSYASESEEEEESSASEKSSASSGSQNSTKRKSHKRSRVSEKGAVRHSRQRRRDASEADTDQEPQSGTRIKTRNRGKRTVTYHDSE, from the exons ATGGCCAAAAGTCGGAATATTTCGCTCCTTGAATCAG AGCTATATTACCTAATTTCACGTTTTCTAACAACGGGTCCATGTCAGAGCGCGGCTGAG GTTCTAGCGAGCGAACTAGAAGAATATCAG CTTTTGCCTTGCAGATTAGACTGGCAAGGAAATGAACATCCAAGATCTTACGAAGATTTG GTTGCAGCCAACGGACACATTGCACCTGACCATTTGCTGCAGATCTGTAAGAAGATTGGGCCGATTCTGGACAAAGAAGTGCCATGTGTTCCAGGCGTACATTCCCTACTGGGAACTGGGAGGCAGTCCTTACTCAGAACTTCAAAAG GTTACGGCAATGTTCGGAGGAAAGGCTCATCATTTGCTGCCCTGCACAGAGGGAGACCACCAGAGATGCCTTTGACCTGCAAGGATCCTCCAAATCTAG TGGAGGTGTACAGAGGAAGGGAGCTAACAGGTACTCAACGGTTCTGCCCTGTGAACCCTGTGAGCAACTATCAGCACATGCGGATGCACAGGAGGATTCTGGGTCATCTGTCTGCAGTCTACTGCATTGCTTTTGATCGGACCGGTCTCAGGATTTTCACC GGCTCGGACGACTGCTTGGTGAAGATATGGTCTTCGTTTGACGGGAGGCTTCACTCCACCCTGCGAGGACATTCTGCTGAGATCTCAGACCTGGCTGTCAGCTTTGAGAATACCTTGATGGCAGCTGGCAGCTGTGACAAAACCATCCGAGTGTGGTGCCTTCGTACCTGTGCCCCTATGGCTGTCCTACAGGGGCACAGTGGATCCATTACCTCCCTACAG TTCTCACCGTTTGCCAAGGGCTCAAAGAGATACCTGGTGTCCACTGGAACTGATGCAACAATCTGCTTTTGGCAGTGGGATGTCAATAACATCAATTTCAG TGATCGCCCGCAGAAGTTTACAGAGCGACCCAGGCCGGGAGTTCAGATGGTGTGCTCATCATTCAGTCCAG GTGGTATGTTCTTAGCGACGGGAAGTACTGACGATGTCATCAGAATATATTACCTGGGAGGTGGGAACCCTGAAAAAATATCAGAGCTTCATGAACACACG GACACGGTCGACAGCATCCAATTTTGCCACTCAGGAGAAAG GTTTGCGAGTGGCAGTCGAGATGGCACAGCACGCATCTGGAGGCTGACTCAGCGTCAGCAGTGGAGGAGCCTTCTTCTCAACATGAATGCCACTCTACCAGG CTCAGAACACGCAACCTGTGAGGAAAGCTTTTTCAAGCCCAAGGTCACCATGGTAGCGTGGGATCGCCATGACAACTCAGTAATCACAGCAGTCAACAACCATATCCTCAAAGTGTGGAACTCCTATACAGGCCAGCTGCTACATATCCTTAAA GGCCATGAGGCTGAGGTGTTTGTCCTGGAGCCCCACCCCTCAGATCCCAGGATCATGCTGTCTGCTGGCCACGACGGAAACGTCTTCATCTGGGACATCGTCCGGGGCACAAAGACACAGCACTACTTCAACATG ATTGAGGGCCAGGGTCATGGTGCTGTCTTTGACTGCAAATTCACTCCCGACGGCCAGCGCTTTGCCTGCACAGACTCCCACGGTCATCTGGTCATTTTCGGCTTTGGGAGCTCCAAGCCATACGAGAAG CTTCCAGATCAGGTGTTTTTCCACACCGACTATCGGCCACTGATCCGGGACGCCAACGGCTTTGTTTTGGATGAGCAGACCCAGCAGGCACCCCACCTCATGCCCCCTCCCTTCCTGGTGGATGTGGATGGGAACCCCCACCCCCCTATATACCAGCGGCTGGTCCCTGGGAGGGAGAACATTGCAGACGAACACCTGGTGCCTCAGCTGGGATATGTTGCCACAA GTGATGGCGAGGTGATGGAGCAGGTGATCAGTCAGCTGACCACAGACCACGAGGAGGCCACGGCCAGACGCAGCATTCTGGATGACACCATCAGGCagctgcaggagcagcaggacaGGCAGAGCAGACCAGGGACACTGGCCCCAGCCCCCAGCACCCCACGCAGAG CATCGGTGAATGAGCGAGGTGCAGCTGAGGTGCTGTCGTCCCCTAACGTGGGTCTGCGGCGCAGTGGGCAGGTGGAGGGGGTGAGACAGATGCACCAGAATGCCCCTCGCAGCCAGATGGCCACGGAGAGGGACCTGCAGGCCTGGAGACGCAGGGTGGTGGTACCTGAGCTCTCGTCCAGCAGTTACAG TTACCAGGATGACTTCCGAATTacaaaaggagaggaggagattgcCTTATACAACGCAAAGAAACGCCGTGTGACTTACGGCAGTTGTAGA GATGATTCTGAAGATGAACTGCCTTGCATCAAACGAGCACAGTCCCGCAAAAAGCAAAAAGTCTTCCAGCAGAGCAGAGATGGCATTGTGGAGGAATTAATCGAGTTCTCctgtgaggagggagaggggaccaCATCAGAG GACCATGAGATGGAGGGCAGTGAACTGGATTCATCCAATGACGAAGAGGAATGGAAAAGTGACAGTTCAAG CCACTCGTCCAGTGAGTACTCTGACTGGACTGCAGACGCTGGGATTAACCTGCAGCCCTCCACTCCCGTGTCATCACGGAAACGAGTTCGCCGCCAGCTTAGCAGCTCGGAGGAGGAAGAGATcgaggaggaagagaagcagcAAAGTGAGGATGAGGAACGACCACCTCAGAATAGCAAGCAGAAATCCAAGAAGCCCAAG CGGCCTAAAGCCAGGCCGTCGATCAACAGAGAAGTCTCCAACGAGTTCAGACCCTCCACGTGGATCACTGATGTCATTCCCAGGAAGTCTCCCTTCGTTCCCCAGATGGGTGATGAG gtaATCTATTTCCGCCAGGGTCACGAGGCGTATGTGGAGGCGGTGAACAGGAACAACCTGTACCCCATTAACATGGAGAAACAGCCCTGGAGGAAGATGGAGCTGAGG gACCAAGAATTTGTTAAAATAACTGGGATCAAGTATGAAGTGTGCCCTCCGACACTCTGCTGCCTGAAACTGACGCTCATTGACCACGGCACGCGCAAAATCACAGACAAATCATTTTATGTCAA GTATCATGACATGCCAGATGTGATTGACTTCCTCGTGCTTCGGCAGAGTTATGACGAAGCACGCAGTAGAGTCTGGCAGCCAA ATGACAGATTCCGGTCCGTAATAGATGATGCCTGGTGGTTTGGGATTATTGTTTGTCAGGAGCCATATCAGCCTGAATATCCAGACAGTCATTTCCAGTGCTTCAAAGTCCG ATGGGACAATGGCGAAACGGAGAAGCTAAGTCCTTGGGATGTGGAAGCTATTCCAGAGGATG CCCAGCAACCTGAGTGTATAGGTGGAGGGGTTCCAGTGACagcagaggagatgagagaggtcATGTATAAACCCCAGACAGGAGAGTGgggtgagaggagcagagatgaCGAGTGTGAACGCATCATAGCAGGCATTGACCAACTCATCACTGTCG ATATTGTAGCCCCATTCTCTGGCCCGGTGGACATAGTTCAATACCCAACTTACTGCACGGTGATAGCCTTCCCCACAGACCTGAGCACCATCAGACTGAGACTGTTGAGTAGGTTCTACAGGCGACTGTCCGCTGTAGTTTGGGATGCCAGATACATTGTGCACAATGCCCGGACCTTCAATGAGCCAAGGAGCAAGATAGCCCATTCAGCAAAACTTATCACAGATGTCCTGCTAAAGTTTATCAA TCGACCTAGCTGTACAGATATCATGGAGATCTACAATGCAATTGAAGACATGGACTACACGGATGATGAG GACCTGGAAGAGGCACCAGGCACCTCTTCTGGACACAGACTGTGCCAG CGCTCTTCGGAGACGGTACCTGACCCAGACTCCTGGAAGGGGCAGTGCAAACGCCTGATGAACTATGTCTTTGAGTGTGAGGACTCTGAGCCCTTCAGAAAGCCTGTGGATCCTACCTCCTACCCA GACTACCTTAGCATCATTGACACTCCCATGGACTTTGAAATGGTGAAGGGGACCCTTGAGGAGGACCGTTATGAAAACCCCATGGAGCTCTGCAAAGACACACTTCTGATATTTGCCAATGCTAAAGCCTTCACGCCAAACAAACGCTCAAAG ATCTACAGTATGACTTTGCGGCTCTCTGCATTCTTCGAAGAGCGAATCAGAACAATCATATCGCAATACAAAACTGCTGTTAAGAGCAGCGAGAAGCTCCGCCGCAGCCAGAGGTTCCGAAAGAAGCTTCAGCACCACGAGTCTGCTGCACCCAGCACTGACACCACAAG TCAAAAGAGGACTGCTCTAAAAACTCAGGAAAAGGTGGAAGCGGCGTCGACGACCAAATCTACCTCAGCCAAAGTGTCTGCTCCTGAGAGAACCAGGAGGAGGAGCCACAGCAGTGACAGCTCAGGTCACAGCTCTTCTGAAGCTTCCTCAAGGTCAGACTCTGAGATTTACAGTGAGTTATATATGAGTGACTCTGAAGAAGAGAAACGCCCGAGGTCCTCACAGCACCATCACAGCACAGAGACCAGGGGAACCAGAAGAGTCACCAGGAACAATGGGGCAAAGAAGAAAA TTGCTGAGAGCGAGAGTGAGTCCTCCAATGAGCGGGAGGAGAGTGAGGACAGTGAGAAGTTGTCCAACTCAATGTCTCACAGATTCCCCAACAGGTCCAGCACCAGGCTAACCAGGAACAATGCTGTTAACCATAGGAAGCATACCAAATGGCCAG AGAGGGGTTCCCAGATGAACGGTTATAGCAGAACATTTGGGCGAGGGAGGCGACGAGGGAACGACTCTGAGAGATCACCATCCCAGGGTACAGACACTTACCGGGATGAGGAGGAGAATGTGGGCCGCAGGACATTGAAAAGGAAGACTGCCAGGGCAGCCGTTAACAAGATGAAGCTTCTGGAAGCCTCTGAGGAAGACGATGGTTCAGCCTCTGAGGATGAGGACAAACATAGGCGGAAAAGCAGCCGCCATGCGACCCGAGTCAGCAAACGCACTGCCGTGATCCAGAGCAGCTCTGAATCCGAGGATCAGTCATCAGCCTCTGGATCCGAGGATCCGTCATCAGCACAGA GCAAGGATTCATCGGGTGATTGGGAGAACAATGAGGACAGTATTGAGAGTGAAGCTTCATCCTCTCGTTGCCATCAGAATGGAGAGAGTAAGAACTCCAGCAGCCGCAGGATGACCAGACAAGCTGCAGTGACGGGGGGTAAGG ATGATTTGTCTCATGTAAATGGCTACAGCACAAAACATCAACTGGCTGATAGTAACTCTGagaaagaggatgaggagagCTCTGATGgtgaagaaggggaggaggaagaaacTATTGTCTCACAGAAGTCCTCCAGAAGCACCGCAACTGCTGCAGTGAGCAAAAGTAGAACTTGCATTACCAGTTATGTGGCAGAAGAGAAGTCTGGCTCCAGAAAGAGACAACACACAACACGAGACCACAATGCTCAAAAGCACCCTCACAAAAacgggaggagggtggagaaagAACATCCTAAAGACTCTGAGAAAAATTGTAAATTACCATCAAAAAGCCAAGAGCAAACATCTGCCTCAACCCACAAACAGGATGGCCCTGAATCAGAGGAACTCAGTGACACTCCAAAGAGATCAAACTCTCGCAAGAAAAGACTGAaatctgaagaggaggaagatggggAGGAAGACGAAGCAGACAGCAACCTTTCATACGATGAATCTGAGGGAGAATCCAATAAAAAAACTCCATTGCGAAACAAAAGGCAGAGTCGCAATGACTCTGCTTCAGAGAGCGAGGAGGAAGTTGTACCCAACAGGAGAGCAAGGAGGAAACTGCATGCTTCCTCAGAGGAAGAATCTGATGGGAAGGAGAAGCATAGCCCTAGCATGCGGCCTTGCCTTCGAGCCCAACCAAAAAAGAAATATATCAATGAAGACTCTGAGGAGGACTTGAACTCTGAGATGCAAGGCAGTTGTAAGAATGGGAAGAGCAAAACTGTTTCACATAAAGGATATCAACGCAACCGAAGAAAAGCCTCCCCAGCTGCTACAAAACGACAGTCCTCTTCCAAGAGAAAACGCATTTACACCTCAGACTCCTCAGAGAACCCTGATGAAAAGAAACGGTGCGTGCGCAAGGCTAAAGCTAAGCGCTACTGTGATAAGGACGAGAGGGAGGCAAAAAGATCCAACTCAAAACATCCCAAGAAGGAATCTCGATCCAAGTCAGAACCCGAGGACTGTAATAGTCAGGAAGATGCCTCTTCTCAAGGgtcagaggatgaggaggaggttgAGTGTCCGAGATGGAAGAGACGTTTGGAGCGACAGAAACGCAAGCGAAAAGAGAGCTGCAGCAGCAGTGCCCACAGTTATGCCTCTGAAAGCGAAGAGGAGGAAGAGTCCTCTGCCTCTGAGAAGTCCTCTGCTAGCTCAGGTTCCCAGAACAGTACAAAGAGAAAAAGCCACAAGAGGTCAAGGGTCAGCGAAAAGGGTGCCGTCCGCCACTCTCGACAACGCAGGAGGGATGCATCTGAGGCAGACACTGACCAGGAACCCCAGAGTGGAACACGTATCAAGACCCGAAACCGTGGCAAACGGACGGTGACATATCACGACAGCGAATGA